In the genome of Astatotilapia calliptera chromosome 18, fAstCal1.2, whole genome shotgun sequence, the window TTTCTCCCTTGCAACAACTTTACAGCAGGTAGCAGGTAGTTCTGCATGTTTGATCTGGCAGAGTTTGTGGGTCTGTGGGTCTTTGCTTTTAGCAGTAACTCATTCATTTAAATAGATACATCAAGAAAGAGATCACTTTACCCAAATCCCATAAACAGCATTTATAACATACATAGCAAATGTTATTAATGGTTAGCAAATGCTTCATCTTCACTGAGGGTGAAGTTTGAGGTTTTTTAGTGTAAAAAATTTATCCCACGCTTTAAAGAATAGGAAGTGATGTGTCTGACCTCATAGGAGCACTGCTCTCCTGCATACAGACAGCTTCTGCTGATCTGCCAGGCTTTGATCTGGCTCACAAGCCTTTCAGAGACATTGCTGCAGGAGATGCCAAAGAGCCTGAAGAGCAGAGCAGTGAAATTATTCAATCAAAATGTGTTGACAGAAGCACAAGAAATATCAGTTCACTTAAAGAGAGATGTtactttaagaagaaaaaaaatggaaactgtTCTCTGCACAGACATGACTAATGTGAGTGCACAAACACGACCAAAGAAGACTGAATTGAACTTCACTGCAACAAAACTTCTGCATCTGATATTAATAACTCCATGAATTCATTTTAGGAAAAGGTGCACTGCAAAGTGTATAATTCAACATCTCAGTTCCACACACAAATCCTCAAAGACGATACACGTTACCATTTGATTTTGCAGTGTGCAGTGCGTTCAGCCGGAGAGATGCTGAGTGTTGCCCCCACAATCAGAGATGAAGATAAAAAAGAGGAATCTCAGGTCCATACTAAAGGCGGGTATGCTGAAGGTCGGTTTGTAGTGTGCAAACGTCTCCTAAGTGTCTGCTCAAACTGTCCCTGGGGTTTAAAAGAGCACCCGGCTCATGTGGAAGACTGGAGGAGGTCAGTGTAAGGTTGATTAACATGGCCTGTGCCGTGGGAGATGGGACAGTTATATATGCAATTAGACGCAGCTGGTTATTTCTGTGTCTTTCATTCTGGATATTCAATAcactgaatattttttaaactgatttcCTGCTTTCTGCAGTCGAGCATTTCCATGGAAGATGTGTTCAAAGGCGTGAAACTGGATTAAAACACAGCATGTAACCGTGTAAGAAACCATTCTCAGCTACACACATTCCTTTAGTCTCCTTTCTACCTCCCAGGATCAAACTTTGGGTGTTTTgtgaatgtttctttttcttttaagcaaGCAACGAAGACGAAAACGACTGTTCTTCGAGAAACCTGGAGAAATTACAGGAAAGCTGCCCAAGAGAGTTGAGagtgtgttgaagaataaaggcacACACCATTTTTACCCATTCCTAGCACAATACAACTTTTTCCCCAGTGCTGTGTTAATCAATTATATTccttgttaaatgttaaatgatcAGTCAGGTTCTAACTGTAAATCATAGGATCACTTGGACACAACTGAAGTTGAGAACAGCTGCACAGGACTCTCCCAGGTCTAAAATCGGttatgttggggtttttttagtgCAAGACAGAGCTGACTGCGGTCAAACAGCATTTGTTATGGAGCACTGCGTGctcaaaaaagaaacattttaatctCTTTGGCATAACTAGAAATCTATGAGACATGGTTTAGTTTTGGTTGATGAAAAATAATGAGGCGAACGAAATCATTTGCTGTGGGTAAAAAATGGTGAAAAGGTGTGTCAAAGTGGGACAAGGCATGAATGTGTGTTGCCACCTAGTGGCTGAAAGTGGAAGTTTCCATTTGAAAACCTTCAGATTCACTCCGTGATTCCACTGAAATGTCCTTCCAAGACAAAACTGTGACAGTTTCCCTTTTGTCAGACTCCACCCTCAGTCTCAGCTCAGATGGTTCTGATAAACAACAAGTTTTGGTGTTACTGTTCAACTTTAGTGCTACGATGAATTCATTATGAAGTGAGTAAAAGTGGCTGTCCAaagtacaaaacaaaacctttattaTTGATGGCCATGTTCATTCCTTAATGACTCATCTCCTGATGGctgtttccagcaggataatatGCAATGTGACAaagatcaaatcatctcaaacggtttatttttaatatgacaatgagttcactgtatcCAGATAGCCTCCACACTCATCAGACCTTAATCCAATAGAGCGCCCTTTGGGATTTGTTAGAACAGAATTTTCACATTATGGATGTGAAAAATCAGTTCAGTATGGAGCAAAATGTTTGAGGATTGTTTCCAGCATCTTGATGAATAAATGTCATAAAGAATTAAGAAAGGTCTGGAGGTAGTTGTACCTAATTAAGTGGCCATATATCCAAACACAAGACAATGTCATAAACATTTTGCACAAAAATAATCTAGGTTGTCTGGACATGAAATGTatcaaaaacattaatttacttttataaataaaaatgataaattagCATCTAAAAATTGtataaaataagaagaagaagaagaagaagaagaagaagaagaagaatggaaGTACGCCCATTTTCAAAACAAGTGCTCTCTCCACCTTCTTTGAACTGTGTTGCTGGCATGAACTTTAGATTTtccaaaagacaaacaacatCACAACTCATCATACaacttgttttaatttattattacatttaaatgatttgcatataattacattatgTTGTTCCAGTTTTATACAACAATTGTTTCCATATGTTTTGTAGAAACAGAGGTCTCTACTACAAAGCAACTTCAGCATAACAACAGTATCGTTGGATTTACTTACCCTACACTGAGCATCAGGATAAAGTGTCACATAAAGCTAGTTATcacagttaataataataataataaaaataataataatggattggatttatatagcgcttttcaaggcacccaaagcgctttacaatgccactattcattcactctcgcattcacacactggtggaggcagctacggttgtagccacagctgccctggggcagactgacacaAATTTAACCATTTTAACAGATGACTGCAGCAGCACATCATTCAGCGTGATGGTAGATAACAGCTGAAGCTGATTTCATTTGGGTGAAAATTGGGTCAAGATCAAAGTCAAAGGTCACACCAAATGTAAAAACACAGTAGATACGTTATATTACCCTCAGTTTTTATGGATTGACTTCAAACTTCACAGAAATATACTTTGCCTTAGAGGACATGTGTACCTGTTACCACCCAACATTAAAGTTGCCTTAAAAAAGAAACCATATTGAGTATAATATAGTATACGAACTGGCATGGAGAGAACCGTTTATTCTCTCCACTTCAGTTTTTATTCTCAAAGGTAAGACATCAGCATGTTGTTATAAAAGCAGGTTGGTGTCAGCATGTCATAATTAAAAACATCCAAATTTTAGTACATCCCCTGCTTCTGGGGCTGCACATTAAACTGGATCTATGTAAACATTAAAGCTTACTGTCCCACAGCCCATTAAAAGAGAGCTGGAAAAAGCTTCATGTATACTTCATGTATACTTCATGTACATTTCCATCGGTGTAAAGGAGACTTTACAGCGGGATTAGAATGAGGTATTCATATTTTCTGCATCATTAAATGAATACATGCATATTTCTGTGACATTGTGACGCACAGCTTGTGCTTCATTCAGTGGTTTTAGAAAATCACAGCTTAACAGCTTGCAAATATGAACCATTTACTCCCGGCAGAGAATCTGTGTTGTGCTCAAAGCATGTTGTAAAAAGAAGAATCAGCGCTTCCAGAAAATTTTAAACCAAAACTCTGAACATCCTCTCCCATCAGCTTTACTTTTTAATCTCTcagctgcttttgtttgtgcttttaagGGTTTGAGTGTAGAGATGAAATTGTAATTAAGTTATACTGCAATATACTGTAATCCAGTAAGATGTAAACCATAACTGTAGTATAGAAAACTCAGGGTTATCTGGTTACGACGAAATCCTGTTTCCTCTGTTTTGGATACTTAGTAACTCAGTTTGATCACAAAGCTACAGATTTCAATTTCAAGCACTTTGATTCATCTTTAAAACAGCTGAATCGCCCCATCTTCAGGTTTTTGGACATTTGTCACACACAAGAGCTTATAGCTACTTTCATTCTTTACAAGCAATTCATTGCACAGAGGGAGTGGCCTGTTTCTGACATACAACAGGTTTAAAAGAATTGGATTGTTTGGTCATTTTTGTTTCGATATTCAATGTTTATCTTTCATGTTGAAGACGTTGCCTTATTCAAGTATTAGAAACACATCAGTTCAATTCCTCTGTTAAAGACTAATATAAAACCATCACCTGAAAATGACTATAAATATCTGCTGAAGTGAACTTTACATATCCCACTCAGATAACCGAGTCGAGCTATGATCAACACAAATCAAACGAGTAAAGACAAGCTTGTGAGGTGTCAGACTTTGgtgatgtttctaattttcagACTTATACTGGAATCTGGTAGCTCCTGTCTGATGCGCTGGCCAAGCTGAAAGACATCATTTTTAAACCCATTATTTTGAGTCGCTCATTGACACACATACAGAACTGGCTGTTACAGTTTCTATCGACATTAAGCTTATTTTGTAAAAAGACAGGTACCTCGTTCAAAATCGGCTGAGCTGTCGTCTCATTTAGATCAAATGGGCCAGCGTACTGGACATAAGCCTGAAGGATTGCCACGTCTGAAAGATCAACAGAGAAAAATTAATCAAAATCAGACCTTTGATTTCAGGCCTCAGTGCAAATTATACACTACAATTTAAAAGGCACTTACATTCTGGCGTATAAACTGCAGACATTGCTCCTTCAAAAGCAGTGGGAAATGCTGCTGAAATGAGCACAGTTAAGGTCACATTTCATATCTAGACAATTTTAACTTATAACCATTGTTATTTAAAAGATCGATTTTGCATTTCCTTATGATCACTAAAGAGTAACTCACTGGTCTGTGCAGGCGTTCCTATTACAGTTACTAAAACATGAGCAAAGTTAAGGTCACATTTCATATCTTGACAGTTTTAGCTTATTAACATTGTTATTTAAAAGATCACCATTACATTTCCTTATGATCATTAAAGAATGTACTCACTGTTCTGTGCTACAGATGTGGCCAAACATCCAGCAAACAGGATCAGCAGCAGCATGTTGAAGCTTTATTCCAAAGAAAAGAGCGAAATCTGTTAAGGTGCAGTATTGTTCCtgtagtctgtctgtctgcttttaGTCTGTACGAGAGACTAATAGTGTTACAGAGAGGGAGTGGCCTGGTTGCAAAACTTCCTTGAAGAATTGGATGAGCAGGAACAATGGGGTCAGAACAAACCATGTCATGAAACATGAGGAAGTAGCACAGTTTTCAGACAGTGAGGCACTCCTACTCTTTAAAAcattctcagaaaaaaaaaaatcagctaccAAAAAGTCGAACAGATTGtaacacacaaagaaagcacAGAAAACATTTCAGCTGCTGCTAAAGCTGGGTAAGAGAAATAGCTGAATACCTTTCACACTGTGTATATGTAGTGAAGTAGGTAGTTTAGGAAAGCTTTCAAGGTACCGCAGTCATACAAATACTCAGAGAGTGGCTTGTCAATAACATTTTATTGAGAACTCTTTGCGTATGTATGTATTTGTAagacaaaacaagcaaagaaaaggagaatccaaagaaaaaaatcagattaCACTAGATTCACAGAGTCTGAAAATCTAACAGATTCAAGATTTACTCTGAAATGAGTGCGACACaccaaaaaagacacaaaaaacaaatgatccTGAAACTGAGTAGTTCTCAATGGTAAAGCAGCAATCAGAGGAGAAAGACACTAAAGCTTCTTTgactttctgctgctgcttgagCTGCTCGCAGAGCTGGAACATCTGGAGGTGGTGAGAGGAGGGGAGGTCGCAGTCAGATCCAGGCTCAGTTCCACCGTCTTCAGTGTCGGGGAGTGAGGCGCCGCGGTCCGGGGGCTGGCGCTGGCTGAGGATGCCAGAGACctgcagaggaaaacaaaacataaaaatgcaaaagaagaAGCTTCTTTGGAGGATCAGAGGTTTTATTAGGAACAGATGAAGCCTGACCTGAAAGAGGTGGAGCAGCGGGGGGAACTTGTCTTGGAGCTCCGCTGGCTGGCAGGAGTGGGAGAAGGAGAGGGAAGAGACAGACTggcctgagagagagaaagcgttCAAGTTAAAGGAGCTTCAACAGTAAATCAAAGCGTTCAATAATCCTTGAAGAACTGTACCTGCAGGAAATACTTCTCCATCACTGATCTGAGGTCAGGATTGCCCTCCCAGGCCTCATTCAGCATCCTGTCCACATTCTTGATGAATTCCTTCAACTCCCTCAGCTTAATGTCTTTCTCTTCGAAAGTCTCGCCTTTGGTGCCCTTTGCTGAGCGGACTTCTTTGGTCAGCTTAGAGAACTGGAAAATCAGCAGAGTAGCACACATTTATAACATGGCGCTGCTTCGTTCTGCTGTTGACTGGTCACAGGTGCGGCAGGTTAACAAATGTGCTTAGAAAACATGATGCAGTTGGACATCAAACCTGCTTTGAGGCTCTGTCAATTTTCTCCTGCTGGGAAGTAACTTCTTCGTTCATTTTGCTGACGAGGGCATGTTTGTTCTCTATCTTATCTCTCTCCATTCGCTCTTCTTGTGGCAGACTTTCCAACACATAGTTCAGGTCCTGAAACCAGAGCGCggtgtacacacaaacacataaaaagaaagcattcactgaggcacacatacacagggATTCATGCAAGGTTAGTTACACTAGATGACTCCGATAGTTTTTACAAAAATTAACTGTTAATAATACTCTGCTATATGATACTCAAGCTACTCTTTCATGCTGGAAATGAGAACAAATACCAACACAGATTTTTTAACTCAAGAAGattaaaaatggtaaataacATTTTACTGTATAACTGCTGTTGACCTGAGACTGGTTCTTATAATGTGGAAACTAAGCAGCTCTCACACGGAGCTTATTATTAATTGTTAATTAGATTGTCATTAAATGTCATTAAACTCCAACCCCCTCGATCAAATTCTGGTTTATTTAATAGATAAACTGATGGACAATATGCAGCTGAGAAAGATACTTTCAGCTCTTTCTGAgctacacagaaacacaccttCCCCCACATGTGTGCGCATAACCAAGGACGCCAAACTCCTTTTACATCATGAGCCAAGTGCAGTGGCCTGTTAAAATTCCCTTTCTGACAGCGTGAAGAAGATTAACTACACATTTAGTCCCCAAGATATCTTGATAAAAGACAAGGAAgtgcaattttattttattttattttattttatttatttatgttttgttttttgtttttttgcctgtcccatttggatctttagccatcagaattgttgtctgaaggccaagaaagatgccaagcggatttactttaccaattggatcatcgtggccttgccatattggtccatttgattgacctttattataattatgtatttatttgatttgattttcagttgttacagacgggacagacatgactgggggataggacagggagagagaatgaaagaaagagagggagagaaagaaaaatagaggggagaagagatggtgagaaagggggggtgCAATTTTAAAAGTacgtctcagtttttctacatgatgatgaaaaagaactgctgtagtaaatgaaagaaatgtgtcTACTGGGCCACACTGGAGTCTATGTTAGGCCAATTCTGGCCCTGTGCCTTGTTTTTCACACCccagcaataaaaaaacaaagtcatcTGCAGGTTAGCACTAAACTTCATGAATTGTTTCACCCCCTGAAACTCCTCTCTTCAGATGTTGCATGTGATACTTGTGATACGAAAGTAGCTCCCTGATTGCATAGTTTCATCTGTTATCTGACAGATAAATACGGAACCAGCATCCCAAGTAGTCAAAGTCATCTTTCATTTTATCAGCAAAGAATAGCACCAGCTGGTGGTTTCTACAAACACAGGAAGAACTGAGTATACAAGACTATTTTAGACCCAACTCAAAAAACATTAACACACTAAActgctttgtgtgtttagcCTGTAGTTCAGCCTTGTGCTGAACATTATGATGACAGACTTCACCTAATTCCGAATTAGCTTGAGGTATTCAGCATTTAAGTACAGGTTGCTTTTTCTTAGTACTAGCAGCTACTATAAATAGCAAAAACCTGCATATCCTGTTGAAGCTCTTGGATCTGCCTTTTCATATAGTTCAGCGTCTCTTGACCCACATTCAGCTGCCCTTCCAGTTTCACTTTTTCCTGGTACATTGGAcctaaagaggaaaaaatgacataaaacttCCTGGTGATAAGGGGGACTTTTGAGTTGCTGGTTTGGTGTCATTCCATCCACCCTCTCATACATACTGGATTCATTCACTTTGTTCAGAGACTGGCGAAATGCAGAGTTACTGTTGTTGAACAGCTGGATGGTGTTTTCCAGAGCTTTGTTTTCCAGCTCCACTTTGTGGATTGTAGCATCCAGCTCATCGCCTTTCCTCCTAAGCTCCTCTTTCTCTTGTGCAGCCTGCAGAAAAAGCACAGAGTGGTCATTCAAAGTGATTGTGTGGtgctgtgggaaaaaaaaaatcaaaccatagTCTGCTTtaacacagcagtgtgtgtgcagaccTTTGTGATGTAGTAAGCCTGCGATTtcgcctcttcttcctcaggagGTGCCATGGAAAGGCTCACAATCTCGAAACATTTCTTCATCGTGTCAATCTTGGATAGTTTCTCACTGAGTTCagcactgaaacagaaaaaaatctgataaaCCAGATGCAAAACTCAACTGACAGCAAAGTGGATAGTCTTGTTCTTTTTGTCCCACCTGAGTTTCTGCCTCTCCTGCTCACTGATCTTGAGCTGCTGGCTGAGCATTTCTTTGTAGACCTTAATCTCATCCTCCCTCTCCTTCATGGTTGTTTGTAGTTGCAGCAGTCTCTTCTCCAGCGACAGCACGTTGTCAGCCTTGCTGTACAGAAGATCCCTCACACGTTTGACCTGTATCTTTAACATTTGGTGCTCCACTTTGTTTTCCTGATGAGAAACACATGAGGCTAACAATAACATGTGTGGTCCATGGGGTATCCATCCATTTCCATGTGATCAACAgaaattttaatgttttcagtcCTAACCCACATTGGTTAGTGAAGAAAAAACAGGCTAATTGTTTACTATTTATTAAAACACCCATTGTTTGACTCAttattacacttttttattCCACAAAAAGATGAGACATCATGCTAACGCTAAACTAGCCAAAAACCCAGAGTGTTGTTAAAGCTGAGCGAATGCAGACCCCACCCCGTCAGCTGGACCCTgaatgtgtgtcctcattaggatagggatttatgttggtgtgtgggactgtagaGTATAGGGTTATACTGATAagtgtttcaggtcatttttcagagaaatgtgaaagtaatgtaacaagTTAGTTTCTCCTGAGGGTAATTAAGTTATGTACTGCATGTGTTCTGTGTAGTACAGACAGTACATTACTTATTTTAAGTGACAACACCAACAATGATCATAGCAAAGAGTAAAAAATACCTTCAACACGCTTaaacatttgaccacacagCATGCAGTCGATTTGCATGAACGTAATGTCTTTGAAATAATGGTGTTGACTCTCACAGTGGAGCTAATGAAAACCTAATGAGAATCAATAAGAAACtgctaaattcttatcaattcccatccctactcctagggggtcatctgattgttgggttgtctctgtgttattgtaggttctttaaaataaaagctgaatttAAATTATAATGGTGAACATAGCACACCACAACCACGTGCCTATGAGCATGATGCACTGAATTAGCCTCCATTAGTTAGTTACCTGCTTCCTCAGTCTGAGAGTCTTCAGCTCCTTCTCACTGGTGTTACGGATTAGCAGGAGCTCCTCCACCTTACTGCTCAGATCTCTCTTCTGAGCTTCAGACTTCTCAATCTCTTTCCTCAAACTGCGAATATCATCCTGCCAGAGACAAACAAATGCAATACGTCAGATGGGATTCATAAAAAGGCAGAATAGTACAGCGAAGCATCAGATCGACCTCAGCCTCCTTGAGAGTGTCAGTAAGCACTTtggctttcttctttttctcttcgaGTTCTTCGGTCAGCTCAGCGAGCTTCCTGTcgagcattttcttttcttcttggtTAACGTCACCTTTCAGCTttgccagttttgtttttaggaaGATCATCTTGCAATTCTACACAAAGCAGGAAACAAGTAAGGAAGGAAGGTTTAACATGTTGGTATTTCAGCACCAGAGTAGTGAAAGCTGGCTAGCGCACACGTTCGTGTCTGTGCGTGAGTGTATGATTTTTGCTAAGCGTGCCTGGTCACTTATGGTCATCTGGTGTCTAATCAGGTCCTGTTCCAGTTTTCTGAGCTGACTCTCCAGGCTGTTAATGGTGGATTTACTCTTTGAAACCTGCGAGATAAAATCCTTCTCCTTTGTCTTAACGGCCTGCAAACGCTCCTTATGATGCAACAGCTCCTCCCTGCAGTCACGCAGCTGGACATCCAAGTCCTGTAGCACAGCACAAGCAAAGGGTTACACAGCAGGTCTGAGGCACCGAGCTCGGAGTCTGCTCATCTGGGTTCTAGCAGGTGAATTATTAAAAaacccaaattttaaaaagtgaaattgaAATCATGCTACTTCTGATTACACCATGTGATCATCTCGATTCTATTACATCACTGCAATTACAACAGACCTTTAATGAGCCTTGAGGTTTCTGCAGCCTTCCCTTGTATGGTGTTAATACATCAGTACAATCAGTATATTTAGTTCATGCTATTTAAATAACACTGTTTTATAGTTTTgtaaaaggtttttctttttcttgtatgTCTTATTCatgccatgaaaacaaaaccaacataaTAACGAGTGTAGGCAGAAATTCTTAGACAAAGTTCTTATTCTGTGCACAACAGTTCTCTTCTACCTGGATCAGATTTGGCAGCTCACCTTGATGGCCTGTTCCTCATCCTTAAGAAACTGATCCATCTGTGCAGCTCTCTCCTCCTCACTAAGGGCTGTCTGAGTCACCACCTTCAGCTTCTCGTCCAGTGCAGCGTTGTATGCCCTAGCCTGCCTGAGTctacaacacagacacacacacaggcatgtaTATTTAACAAGCCCTGCAAAAAGGCGCAGATTTATTAGATAacctctaaaaacaaaaaagacaaatattttaGACATTGTCAAAAAGTTGTTGAAAACTAAAAATGATATTGTTATTTTTTAGGCAAATAATAAACagtattcatgtttttatacccAAATATGAGCGGGCACACTGGACTTCTCTAAGAGGTCAGAAAATAATTAACAATCAACCACTCAAACTATTTTTCTGTTCAGTAAATAATTGTAATTTGCCATCTtcatcaaataataataataataatgtgctttactgttttcttttgtttttttattacattttgatcatttaaaaaaagagcttaCGCATACTGGTGGATTAACTGTtacagaaacaat includes:
- the ccdc39 gene encoding coiled-coil domain-containing protein 39 isoform X1; this translates as MSSTNTALPDTGWDEHFAIPEPNAENKALLEEIRRKEMELLELEHMLERNKDHKKIMTEYLKNAKQELDNTEALCKAKEREEEFEKHLTALSDRENGRQAQEAAEMEKELKSLAERKDMIENHIFKGKQKLDEFMEQMNWDKQTMDVFLEESARKDEDTMAIIKYAQQDEQKIKSLTLAIEKKTLEAKEKQRALVKESTETLSAQIALDKTTENLQQAHLEAQQLIHQWENTIKQMMQRDEDMQQCALQVAQLNQAMRERNATVTERKNLLDTQRSNNKETERKITLTNRQGAKLRQDLKEQESNCSRLQDELNTCKNTLDRTTSDVESLTSQISRMKKDIQDKNDKLRQARAYNAALDEKLKVVTQTALSEEERAAQMDQFLKDEEQAIKDLDVQLRDCREELLHHKERLQAVKTKEKDFISQVSKSKSTINSLESQLRKLEQDLIRHQMTISDQNCKMIFLKTKLAKLKGDVNQEEKKMLDRKLAELTEELEEKKKKAKVLTDTLKEAEDDIRSLRKEIEKSEAQKRDLSSKVEELLLIRNTSEKELKTLRLRKQENKVEHQMLKIQVKRVRDLLYSKADNVLSLEKRLLQLQTTMKEREDEIKVYKEMLSQQLKISEQERQKLSAELSEKLSKIDTMKKCFEIVSLSMAPPEEEEAKSQAYYITKAAQEKEELRRKGDELDATIHKVELENKALENTIQLFNNSNSAFRQSLNKVNESSPMYQEKVKLEGQLNVGQETLNYMKRQIQELQQDMQDLNYVLESLPQEERMERDKIENKHALVSKMNEEVTSQQEKIDRASKQFSKLTKEVRSAKGTKGETFEEKDIKLRELKEFIKNVDRMLNEAWEGNPDLRSVMEKYFLQASLSLPSPSPTPASQRSSKTSSPRCSTSFRSLASSASASPRTAAPHSPTLKTVELSLDLTATSPPLTTSRCSSSASSSSSSRKSKKL
- the ccdc39 gene encoding coiled-coil domain-containing protein 39 isoform X2, whose protein sequence is MELLELEHMLERNKDHKKIMTEYLKNAKQELDNTEALCKAKEREEEFEKHLTALSDRENGRQAQEAAEMEKELKSLAERKDMIENHIFKGKQKLDEFMEQMNWDKQTMDVFLEESARKDEDTMAIIKYAQQDEQKIKSLTLAIEKKTLEAKEKQRALVKESTETLSAQIALDKTTENLQQAHLEAQQLIHQWENTIKQMMQRDEDMQQCALQVAQLNQAMRERNATVTERKNLLDTQRSNNKETERKITLTNRQGAKLRQDLKEQESNCSRLQDELNTCKNTLDRTTSDVESLTSQISRMKKDIQDKNDKLRQARAYNAALDEKLKVVTQTALSEEERAAQMDQFLKDEEQAIKDLDVQLRDCREELLHHKERLQAVKTKEKDFISQVSKSKSTINSLESQLRKLEQDLIRHQMTISDQNCKMIFLKTKLAKLKGDVNQEEKKMLDRKLAELTEELEEKKKKAKVLTDTLKEAEDDIRSLRKEIEKSEAQKRDLSSKVEELLLIRNTSEKELKTLRLRKQENKVEHQMLKIQVKRVRDLLYSKADNVLSLEKRLLQLQTTMKEREDEIKVYKEMLSQQLKISEQERQKLSAELSEKLSKIDTMKKCFEIVSLSMAPPEEEEAKSQAYYITKAAQEKEELRRKGDELDATIHKVELENKALENTIQLFNNSNSAFRQSLNKVNESSPMYQEKVKLEGQLNVGQETLNYMKRQIQELQQDMQDLNYVLESLPQEERMERDKIENKHALVSKMNEEVTSQQEKIDRASKQFSKLTKEVRSAKGTKGETFEEKDIKLRELKEFIKNVDRMLNEAWEGNPDLRSVMEKYFLQASLSLPSPSPTPASQRSSKTSSPRCSTSFRSLASSASASPRTAAPHSPTLKTVELSLDLTATSPPLTTSRCSSSASSSSSSRKSKKL